A stretch of Aedes aegypti strain LVP_AGWG chromosome 2, AaegL5.0 Primary Assembly, whole genome shotgun sequence DNA encodes these proteins:
- the LOC5571947 gene encoding 39S ribosomal protein L10, mitochondrial, with amino-acid sequence MSNFVQKTLLQSRLPLVCFKRFRGKINIQRPRQPHYERARVLDLVKPVYKQLEFNAPCEDVERSKVAQEMDNPYERIIAREVRNWLDHSKMVAFIHLNSIKQEDFFKVQVALHRHQMSVKVYGKSVIRQAVEGTKFETIQPLFDVKTALIFCPDESKIRQLLNVLKKTPQFVLLAGIIHGQFLNKNEFINFASLPDLTTARAQLAAVLESAGAKIVSDLECHQNQLVNVLESYVRHENEKTKDSPASSNAPEGSEG; translated from the exons ATGTCGAATTTCGTGCAAAAAA CGCTGCTTCAATCCCGCCTGCCGTTGGTTTGCTTCAAGCGATTCCGTGGAAAAATCAACATCCAGAGGCCCCGGCAGCCACATTATGAAAGAGCTCGTGTCCTCGACCTGGTGAAGCCCGTCTACAAACAACTGGAATTCAATGCTCCCTGTGAAGATGTGGAGCGGTCAAAAGTCGCCCAGGAAATGGATAACCCGTACGAGCGGATCATTGCTCGCGAAGTGCGGAACTGGCTGGATCATAGCAAGATGGTTGCATTTATCCATTTGAATTCCATCAAGCAAGAGGACTTTTTCAAAGTTCAAGTTGCCCTCCATCGGCATCAGATGAGCGTAAAAGTCTACGGAAAATCCGTTATCCGGCAAGCGGTTGAAGGAACCAAATTTGAAACCATTCAACCTTTGTTCGATGTGAAGACGGCCCTCATTTTCTGTCCTGATGAGTCCAAAATCCGGCAATTGCTAAATGTGCTCAAGAAGACGCCCCAGTTTGTGCTACTGGCCGGAATCATTCACGGTCAGTTTCTGAACAAAAACGAGTTTATTAACTTTGCCTCGTTGCCGGATTTGACGACCGCACGAGCTCAGCTGGCGGCAGTGCTGGAAAGTGCCGGGGCCAAGATTGTAAGCGACCTGGAATGCCACCAAAATCAGCTGGTCAATGTTCTGGAATCATACGTGCGACACGAAAATGAGAAAACAAAGGACAGCCCGGCCAGCAGCAATGCACCGGAAGGAAGTGAAGGATGA